Genomic segment of Panicum virgatum strain AP13 chromosome 9N, P.virgatum_v5, whole genome shotgun sequence:
ctgcggctcctgtggctccgcaaccactgcGTATACGGCTCCCTCGGCAGcagcgtctacacgtatgcaatGACATGAGAATGTATGCAAATACGATATGCAACAACAATTCTTGAAATGCCCAAATAGAAACACTACAAATTTACCCAATTCTACACCCAACAGTTCTATtaaaacccggaatatccggattcatacccggagtatccggattccgaaatccggagtttccgggcctatacccggagtttcgcccggagtgtcccaaacccggagtatccgggcctatacccggagtttcgcccggagttttcaaaacccggagtttccgggcttatacccggagtctccgggcttgacagcattttcgccccaaaactGGAATCTTGATTTGTGGCAAAACCACCCCACCAAATTTGAAACCCTCTTGAATCCTAGTTGAAGGATGCATATAGAGatgattgaccaaaggaaatTACCTAGAACATCCTAAAACAACCAAATCGGCGAGCCCTAGCTTTTAGTACCTTGAACTAGTCCCTCTTGCAAGAACTCGAAAACGATGTCGCCCCAAGGTGGAatacttgtagaagatgattCCCCCACGCCGAATGAAGCTCCCTTGGCCTTGGAACTAAGTTGAAATGGAAGATTTCGGAATCTAGAGcttaggggagagggagagctagTGAGGGAGGTGAGGGGGAGAGAGGTAACgggagggagtgagagtgagggagagagagagtgatagTTTCCATTTAATTGATTGTGGGGTCCAGATGTCCAAATTATGGAAATAGAAACTCCacacccggagtatccgggccaatggccggagtatccgggtgttaCACAACCTGCCGCTGCCGCTAACTCTTCCGAGGCACGAGAGGCCGCTGCTCCTCTCGCGGCAGTGACGGCCTGACGGGATCGGTTGTCTGCCTGCTCAACTTCAGATCTAGTCTAGCTACCTAAAAGCGAGACGCGAGTACGCGATTTGTTTGGCGCACGTACGGTAATCTTTGCGTTTACATCCGATTCGACCACATGCACTAGTACAGAACAGACATTTAGTAACACCAATATGTGTTATTATAGATTAAGAAAAGTGTTACTAAGCTCAACAGTAACACAATTGATATACGTTCCTAGTCTCAATGTTACTACATTAAGGTCTATTGGAGCACAATATATGTGTTCTTGTTTGCGAGAATATGTGTTACAACCAAGTTTTAGTAACACATTTTTTGTGTTCTTCTACATAAAGAAATGTGTTACACCATTCTGTAACACTTGTGAGTGTGTTCCTATGTGTGCCAATGTGTTACTGTAAAAAAATAACATGGACCGATATGCACTAGGAACACTATTTTGGCTGTAGCAACATTGATAGTGGTATGCTAGTAACACTTCTTTTATCTGTAAGAACGGAATTACACTGGCTCCTAGTAACACTATTAATCTATAATAACACAATGGTTGTAACCACCAAAACATTTTAATTAATATAAGCATTAGAGAATGAATTGCTTATATTAATGAATTAAATTTGGAGAAGCATCCCATATCACATTATTCAAACAATTAGAAGCAATATCTTTGGCGTACACCGAATTGTATCAATAAATATGACTAACTCCTAGCACTCCATAATTTGTAGTGTCAATGCATATACAAACATATCTGTACAACAAAGTGGCTTCATAATCTGACATATATAACTACTATCTTTTCCATGAAGTCCTTTGCCTCTTGATCCCCATGTACAGCAAACAACAAAAGATAAGCAAAAATTGGGATTGTGGCACCTGCAGGCAAGGGAAAATTCCATCATGAGCTCATAGAAAGTATGATCATTTTAGTACATAAAAATGGGTTCACTATACATTGGTTAAATTAGAGAAAGTAATAAAGTCCTAAAAGCATAAGTTATAGTATAAAATAATAGACTTCAAAGGCTGCTATAATTTTGCATTGTCCTAGTACCTAGTGAGTCCAGAATAATCTAGATGATGCCGAAAGCAAATTATTCGACTTTATTCTAGACCATACACCTATAATTGCAAGGCACAATGCAAATAGCTATGTTAACGAAATAATGAGTGGTAAAGAAAATCACCTTTAGGCCTCGTGTAGTCAACCAAATAATGATCTGACAACCTAAAGTTGGCAATGCTAGCATAGCACTAGGGTAGAGACTAGAAAGATGTTGATGGAACTATAACatgaaagcaaataaataatcaTTTTTACTATTAAATTAAGCACCCTTGGTTAAATAGTAATAAACCGCCATCTTGCAGTCTATGATTGATCAATATATGATATGTAGTAATAGCAAGATGGGTCTCAAATATTAACAAGGTTCAACAGAAGATTACCTGTTTCTTAAGGCTGTTGAACACAGTTAGCTAGTCTCAAGGCAGAGCACAGACTAGTAGTATGAATGTGAGGTAGCTAGGGCACAAAGGTTATAAGATCCTGATGCAATGGCAGCAGAAATAATATATGAGGCGAGCTTGGTTCAACTGTGTGTCACATCTTAATTTACAAAAGATATGAATTAAATCCTAGTGGCCTATCAACAATGAAAGCAGCAGAGACAATCAAACAAGTTTAGACTGGATCAGTGATGGCATATAATTAAGTTACGAAATAGCCTATGTAAGATTGACTGAACATATGCATTAGAAAAGGGTACCAAATTTTCAGACATGGCATCAGTTCAGCTTCAAACAACACAGACTGATTATGGTACAATAAGACTAAAAGCAGCAATATATATCTCGCAGATAGTATTCATAGCGAACTAGTAACAATAGAACTATTGTTTGGTCAAGAAGGGAGCTATACTAAGCAGTAAGAAAAATAAGGTGGTATATACACGACTTTCGAAGCCTGCATTATGGACCATATAGTCAATGCGCATTTGAAAAGAGTGCCTCTGCCATATATACCACTTTTTCAGAGATTCTTCATCAGCCAATAAATCCTAAAACTCTAAACATTTATCAGTACAAACTCATCTGAAGGATTCCAACCAAAATGAATCAGTTCCAACAGAAAAAATGAACAACTTGATCCTGACATATCAATTTTACTAGATCCGATCCATCCATGCACAATGATCAATTTTGCAGATTTTGGTACAATAAATGGAAAGAATAGAATCGATTTACTCAAAATTGGCCAGAAGCTCCATGGGGCAGGTAACCACGAGTTAGGGGCAGTGGCACGACCTGTCGATGTAGTTAGACGCTCGTGCGGTCGTGTCGGCCGCCGGCATCGCTGTGCAGGAGGCCGGGGATGTCGATTGACGAGGCGGAGCGTAGATCCTTGCTTATCTTGTTCCTGGCATCCTCCAGTGCTCCTCCCTCGCTGTTGCAATGCTCCGCTCATAAACCTCTAGCGCCGCGGCCGGGGACGACGCCGAAATTGCTAGGGGTTGAGCCACCCATCGAAACCGCCGTCGTGGTGGCCGGGCTGGGCGAGGGCACGGATCTGAGAGAGGGAGTGGAGATACTTGCCAGCGGTAGAGGAGAAACAACCAAGCAAGCATCGACACGCGGTGCAGGGATTGGGATCCGGCGCAGTCCGGATGAGATGGTTGACGGCATGGAATGAGGACTGTGGAGCGAGGTCGGCCGGCCCTCGGCGATACAATTTCTGTGGCCGTCGCCCGGCGGTTTTCGATTTGATGTTGTGTTGCGTACAAAGTTTTAACTAAAATGAGGTCATGGAATTGACAAAAACGCTGAAGTGCTGCAATGGTTCTAGGGTTGTACTGCTGTGGCTCTAAGTCAAGGTTCGATTCCCTGTgtttaagattttttttgctCGTTTTTATTTTGCTCCAGCGGTAGAAATAGGTTGAACTTCCAGATTTATAATATTTGTGTTACTATATGACAGCTCTATGTGACATATTTTACACCTTCTAGTGAAGTGTTTAAAAAACtactatttttataatattttagTTGTAACACTAATTTTGTGTTACTATAATTGTTGTCCGTAAGACAATTTTATAAAGCAAGCTCAATGTGTTACAAGTTTCATGTGTAACGCATAGTTTTGTGTTCCAACAAAGTTCTTTGTAACACATCAATGGATATGTTAGAGTGTGTTACCGTATcaatgttttgtagtagtgatggcTTCTCATTCTCATGTTCAACTTGATGCAAGCAGAAAAACAAGATGCTATTGCTACCTCATCAATCACACTCGTCTAATTCATTCAGACTTCAGAGTGTCCTTGGTTTGCTTTGCAGGacacaaaacaaaaaaatttcgTTCGAAAcggccagcgccccggcagacTACTACAAAAAGAAAATTATTGAGTGCCCATGTCATTTTCGCCAAACTTGGACTCATCCATCGGCCTAACTATTTGACATTAGCAAACAGGTGGGGGCCTAACAACAACGTTAACAAAAGCtgcagtttctttttttttttcagatgcCACCATTCTGAATCGCCCCGCAACTTGCTTGCCATCGAGTGGATAAATATCTGCTTGGCTGCTTTGCTTTATATATAGTAGTGTATGCTACTAATGAGCATCAGTGGACATGAAGCTTTTCACCCGATCCAAATGCAGATAAGCATCAAGCTTTTCTAAGCTCGGCATAGATAAGTTTCCCCTCCGTTCAAAAGCTAAACAACAAGAACAAAAACCAACGCTGTATATAAACTGAATGTCATCAAAAGCAACAATATAGTAGGACGGATAACAATTGAGAGCAAGGATAAGCATGGTTGCAATATAGTAGGACGGATAACAATTGAGAGCAAGGATAAGCATGGTTGCACGACATGatctatcaaaaaaaaaaaaaaaaactctacccgGTGGGTGTCAAACGAACCCCAtcgttttttcattaagaggaagcctaACTGGCTAACCGGGTAGAGAAAcccccccgaaccctggcccatgcccgagagggccaagtcttgcggcgagcacagcgagggtttttttttctcccagcAACATGAAATTTGCTTCTGATGAGattcgaacccaggacctgctAGGAGCGCGACGCTACCGGACCGGACTAGCCATCTCAACCGCCCGGCCTTTCGCTGCACGACATGATCTATCAGCAAGCAGCAGGAGCAATTGAGATCAAGGATATGGATGACAAGGATAagcattttatttatttatttattaaaaaactGCGATGCGACAGAGGGGCGCGTATCAAATAACGCTCCGTGCCAACCGGCTGAAGCCTGAAGCTGAAGGATCGAATTGTCAATAGAGGTAAGGATGCAGCTATAGAAAAACAATGGCATACGCACCAAACTGGCAACCTTCTTGGTCCTTTCAGCTGAAGCAAGCAATTGGACTTTCAGTAAGGAGAGAACCATTTAACAATGGTAGCCTTTCTAAAACGGAGTGCCACGAGAGTTGATGCAATGATAGTCTATTGAGCTGAGAAGGCCAGAAAAGGACACCTTGTCCTACCTGAACAGCATCTCTCAAATTGTTTACTCACCTGCAAGCTGCAACACAAAGACACGAAGGAATTGAGTTGGGTGCGCGTCAAGTGTCTGAAGATTGCGGAAGACCGTTGATTACAGCTAGCAAGCACAGAGGTTCAAATTCTTCTCTAGATAGTTCAGTCTCCAAATTGTAAAAGAGAATCAGTTCGACATGGGGCGAGCTGTAAGAGATGCACAAGTGTTCTTGATCCATGTGTTTGTAATTAGTTCTACTGTTTTCTTGATTCATGACTGCCAAAGAACAGGTGTGAAGCTAAAACCGAGTAAAACATAGCATCCCAAGGCCCCTATCTTGATGGTTAAGCAGCATTCATGGTCACTCCACTTTGGTAGAGATATTTTGGGTGAACAGCCCACAAATGCACAACCGCATGTCTTTCATTGCTTGCCACCACTACCAACCACCAAAAGTATGAtacagatgtttcctttgcatTTCTAGTATATTTGCTTTCGTGAACTGTATGTAAACTGATATTTCACAGCTGCCGTGAGATGCTGTTGGACTACACATGATGTTCATCGGGGAGGGAGCGCACGCAGGCGTTGGTGCGCCCCTCGCCCACCCAATTTATTTCCTGGCATATGAAGTGCTCAAAAGAAGTTGATCAGCAACCAACTGCATTGGCTTTGATGCCATAATACAATAGTTATTTCtacaaaacataaataaaataaCAAACACTGTTGGAATAATCTTCCAGTTGGAACAGTGGAACTGGACCAGTTTTAGACCAAGTACAAACTAGGAACTCCATACGCTGGAAATCAACCAAATTTTGCAATACAAAAGCACCACTGAAAATGTCATTTCACGAGATATAAGCAAATCTAGGGAGTAGGGGCCAAAGTTAACCTGAAGAACCAAAAGaaatcatgaaaaaaaaagctagAACTTGTAGTTTAAGATAATACAGCACCAAGCACCCTCGATGGCTAAAGTCAACTGAAATATTTCTATAGTGGGAACATATAATCAATAATCTTGCATGCAGATAAGATTAGACTGTTACAGAACTATACTGCTACTATATATAGTGGTATAAACAAGCAGGCGCTTCATTACACGTGAACTCAAATTTGCTTACAATATTACTCTGAAACCGGAGCTTGAAATGTGATAGACAGAATCAATCACAAAAATACTTGTTCTGAAGTACTCTATGCTACACATGGCTTTCTGCATCTATCCTCAACCAGTGATCCTACAACTTCGGCCGATGGGGAGAAAAGCAACAGCCCAATGTCCTTTAGTATCTGATTCCTTTTGCAACCTCAAAGAAGTGAGCAACATTCTCCTCTGGGGTTCCAACTTTGATGCCATGACCAAGGTTCAATACATGTCCCACATTACCAGCCTTCTGCACAGTGTCATAAATCCGCTTGCTAATGAACTCCTTCGATCCAAAAAGAACACCAGGGTCCACATTCCCCTGAACTGCTACATTAGATCCCAATCTTTTTCTGCCCTCAGCCATGTCGACCGTCCAGTCCAAGCTGACAACATCAACACCGCTCAAAGCAAGCCTCTCCAGCAAACCCCCAGATCCGCTTGCATATAGTATCAGGGGCAAGTCAGGATGTGTTTCCCGGACACTATCCACGATCTGCTTTAGATAAGGCAGGCTAAACTCCTCAAAATCAGCTGGGCTGAGTTCAGTAGCCCATGAATCAAAAATTTGGACAGCCTGTGCCCCATTGTCTGCTTGGTATTTAATGTAGTTAGCCATTGATGTTGTGAATTTTTGTAGCAAATTGTGCAGAATCTACAAGAACATAAAGCAACTGTCAAGACTAAAGTTTATTTAACAAGACCCCACATGATCACATAAAAAGGAATGAATATTGTGACAAACTTAGATGATGCGCTTTGCAGTACTCTGTGAGATATAATTTATATAAATCAACTAAATTATTGCGATGTCATGCTAGCAGTCAAGCATACTATCCAATGTTTTCAAATCGCGCGACTAATCGCAATTAATCGACCTTATCGGTCCAGCGTGCTCGACTAGGCTCCACGACTCGATCAGGCACCCTGATTGACCGGTCGACCGACTAATCGGCGACTAGAAGCGATTAATCGTCCGACTAGGCGTGATCTCAACTAGGTTTGTGTAGCTGGTTTGCTTTTGGGCTGGACTGGAGAGTGAGAGGCCCAAGCCCACTTGGTTAGAAACAAAACTGGAGGGGTACGACCGCGTCTAGGGTTGTCGGCAGCCACTCGTCTCGACAGGGGGGCGGCTCCCGCGACCTCCCGCTGCTCGCCAACGGGGAGCTCCACCCCGCGTTGCCGTTCCCTCACCTTCTAGCTCAGATCAGCCGGACAATCCAATGCGCCTCGCTCTGCTCTCGCCACTCATCCAATTCCCTAGCACAAAGCCTCAAAGCTCAGCGCATATTAATTGATTTTCTTGAGCACAGGTTGCTGCCGGCCGTCGAACCCTCCTCTCCAGGCCGCTGTCCGGCCCCTCATCTCCTGGCCTTCGCGACCTCCTTCCCTCCTTtccctccggcgagctcccttgTTCCCTCTGTTCTCTCCGGTGAGCTACCCCGACTGGCGACCTCCTTCTGCCGGCGCGCGAGCGTGAGCATGGGTGACTGGTCCGGCGAGCTCCAGATAAGCAAGGAGCAataagagatagagatagaaaaAATCCTAGTAAGTTTTCAGAAATTGTCTCCTTCCTTTCCTTTGTCCTTCTTTGTTGAAGCTAATGAATATtataagtatatatatatatatatatatatatatatggataaTTGATGTCCTGGACGACTAGTGGACGACTAGGGTCGATCAGACCCGACTAATCGACCCTAGTCGACGACTAATCACGATTAGTCGTCTGGTCCACCCATTGTTCGATCAGACGATTAGGCGATTTAAAAACATTGATACTATCAGCAAGTTGCGTAGGATTTAGTATCCTACATGCAACTACAATTTTCAGAAGACATTGAACTGAAAATAATATAATTCATGTGGAACAAAGATCTTCTCAATACCACTGGTTCTGAGAAGGCCAGCTTCTTAATCATTGTAAAGTTCTTTGATGAACCTCCTTCCACACAGTAAGATGCCAAGGTAAAGGGAGCTCCAACAAAACCTAGAACTGCAGCTTCATTTTTAACCTGATAAGAAACAACAGAATCAATCCCACAAATGGAAAACAACGGCATAAACATTGCCATAGGTTTTTAACTACCTCTACAAGCTGAAAAGTACATACCATGCAAAAACTAACCAAATAACCAGACAGCACTTCATATTTCCCAATCAAACTCAAACTTTTTGCAAGCATTTTGAAGATCGATTCTTTTAGTATACCATTTATCATGCCAGCTGAGTAGACAGTGATAGCATATATATGAAcgtctaatttttttttataaggAGAACTACATAAAACTTTAGGTGCTTAGATTTCTTATCACAGTTGACTCAGCTGGTATGGTAAATGGTACATTAGAAGGCTTTAAAAAATAAGTATATGAATCAAATTGTCATAGTTTGGATGAAAATATATGAGATCTGTTCTATAGGCTCGAATTATCACTGAGGTATCCAGAATAGACAAGTCCACAATGGACTTATGCAGACCAAAGAAAAGTGCAACAGATGCATTCAAAATTGGAAATGCAACATCTGTCAATTATCTTATGAATCCAATCCCATGCAGAAGTAGCATATGTGGTAAGCAACATCAGCAACTGGATGTGGTGATCTATTTATTTTGTAATGTTTTCATGACTCCGGCAGGCTCCAAGTACTGCCACATTAAAAGATGAGCACATGTATTCATCAACTTAAAGTTACTGCAATATATACCTTGAGAAACCTAGAAATATGATCAAGTCAAAAGCAACATTTGAAACAAGAAAGTTGTGAGATGACTAGGAATCTAAAAACAACCTATTTCCACACTACAGCGCCTTTTGAATGACCTGCTGACCACATATTTCCAATTCGATGTTTGGGTGCTGAAAAAGCATATACTAACCTCTTGTCGCAACAAATTTAGAGCCTGCCCCACATAAGGGACCCATTCCTCAGGAACAAATTCTCTGACTTCATTCACAGCAGCTGCTGTTCTCAAGGGATCATAAATAACTGGACCTTTTCCTTTCACAATGTCGAAAGGTATGTTCATCCCAGGAAGTGGAGTAAGGATATCCGAGAACAAGATGACctgacaaaagaaaatgaaaagaagGAACACTACAACAAATTAACATCAATAGGTGAACAGCAAATACTACACATGTGCAACATCTCAAATTCATGTAAGCTTTGAGATAATTTCCAAAATGGAAACTTAAGCAACATACACAAAAGGCTAAAGTCTGCAGCTTACTCCATCAGGCTTGAAAACCTTCCATGGTTGCAGAGAGATCTCAACAACTAAGTCGACATTTTCTGATCTTTCACGGAACTTCGGATACCGCTCACAAAGCAATTGATAGCTCTGCAGATATTCAAAAGGTATGAAGTTAGTAAAGACAAATGCCACTAATGTTTGCACATTTAAAGAGGCAAAATGAAGCATAGCTTCAACAGAAAATAGAAACTCATCCTGATTGAAGCAACGCCACAGCTAACTAGACAAGGTTATATACCACAAGACTCTGGCAGAAACCTTTTACAATTACTTTCAAAGAAGGCTAATAAACTCCAATCCTGTCTCATTAGATGAAGATGCAATTGGTAATACAAGTATCGTTTCTATTTAAGGCCATTTGTTGTCTGAAAATCAACCCCCATTTTGAACAACGAAGCAGTTGAACAAGCATGTCCCTGAAGACATTTGCCAGAAAAGGATGGACCGTGGAATGCGATTAATACTGCAGGAAGTACGGCAATGAtgtactctctccgttccaaatgacaaattataagtcattttggcttttctagatacatagtttttAATATATCCAGGCATAGCATATATCTAGGTGTAtagcaaaatcaatgtgcatagaAAAGCTAAAAAGACATATAATTAGGATCAGAGAGATATTAGTAGCTTCCCTAACCAGTACATTTGACACCGAAGCTTAAATCATAGTACCCTACTAACATTTAGCATTTCACTTTCCTTCCATGAACAACCTTGGTCAGTTTCCCAGACTATAACAATGCCAATCAGTTTAAGACCCTTCCTCGAGTTACGCATTGGAATGCTAGCCAACTACACAATGCTTATGCCAGCAGAAGAGAGAGATTCGTAACAAAAATGGGAGTGGACCTGCCTTCATGTACCTCCCGGCCTGCCTCATGAGCCAGACGGGCGGCCTCTCGACCTTCTTCCCCCTGATAGCGCTGACCAGCAGCGGCTCCTCCGCGGTCCCGACCGAGGCCTCCTCCGCTACCGCCTCTGAAGCACCACCGAGCAAAAGGAGCAATCAATTCCCCACCCCCCGAGGCCCCCGATCGACCAGCGGAAGAGAAGGAGCCTTACCTCCGACGGCGCTGCAGCGGACGGCGGAGAGCTGCCGGCGCCTGGGCCCGGCGCGGGCCGACCTGCCGCCGCGGAGGGGGGAGGTGGACGGCAGCGAGAGCGGCGGGCACGCGGTCGCCATTTGGGACGCCGGgattcgagctccgccgcgctcgCGGATGCGGGGAAAGGGAAGCGGAGacgcggcggtgggcggcgaaCTGGCGACGACTTGGCTTGGCTTGGCAGGCAGGCTAGGCTGGCTGGCTCAGCCGCTCAGGCGACGGGGGGAATCGGAAGGGGATTGGGGTCACCGGATCAGATTGGATGAGAGAATCCGAGATGAGATGAACGGAGTGGATAATAGCGTGGGCCATCGTGATGCGCCACTTGTGGGCCGTGGGCTGTGGCGGGTTCCCAAATGGCCAAATCCAATTCGCATCCAAGCCCAAGCAAGACTTCTAACACCAGAGTGGCGAGCTagcttttttttaaagaaaagttAACTGAAAATTCGAATTGATAACCTAAAAAAACTGAGAACTCGAATCAAAAATCACATGCAGAGAACGGTGTATAATCTTGCATGACGGCATGAGCAACGGCCCAAGATCCTGAGTCCTGATCGCATTTCTTTACTGCCCTCGACTCAAGATTGCTTGTTCTCGGGTATTtacagccggccggccggccggccaggagCAAGCCGATCCATGTCCACGGCCACGGTGGCGAACACGTTAAGCTACACAAGACGGCCTCCTTATGTTACAGTGGGAAACGTAAGAAGAAAAAGGCAGTTTGTTCGCTGTATCAGATCAGATGTTCAGCAAAAACAGGCCGCGTCGTCGTCTCTGCCTCAGAGCACGTACACCATGCCGACCTCCAgcagcgacgccggcggcaCGCGCAGCGCCACGTCGGG
This window contains:
- the LOC120692711 gene encoding uroporphyrinogen decarboxylase-like, producing the protein MATACPPLSLPSTSPLRGGRSARAGPRRRQLSAVRCSAVGEAVAEEASVGTAEEPLLVSAIRGKKVERPPVWLMRQAGRYMKSYQLLCERYPKFRERSENVDLVVEISLQPWKVFKPDGVILFSDILTPLPGMNIPFDIVKGKGPVIYDPLRTAAAVNEVREFVPEEWVPYVGQALNLLRQEVKNEAAVLGFVGAPFTLASYCVEGGSSKNFTMIKKLAFSEPVILHNLLQKFTTSMANYIKYQADNGAQAVQIFDSWATELSPADFEEFSLPYLKQIVDSVRETHPDLPLILYASGSGGLLERLALSGVDVVSLDWTVDMAEGRKRLGSNVAVQGNVDPGVLFGSKEFISKRIYDTVQKAGNVGHVLNLGHGIKVGTPEENVAHFFEVAKGIRY